The following proteins are co-located in the uncultured Tolumonas sp. genome:
- the hemG gene encoding menaquinone-dependent protoporphyrinogen IX dehydrogenase yields MTKRILVLYSSREGQTRKIVDAILAHTPNWRADLHNLHEQPVIDLTPYDKVLIAASIRYGHFHPSLNKFVEQHYSVLKEKEAAFIAVNLVARKPEKNTPETNLYTRKWLQQSVWKPQHVVVFAGALRYSRYNWWQKRIIQLIMWMTGGSTDTSNDIEFTNWTNVQKFAEQLLKS; encoded by the coding sequence ATGACCAAACGAATTCTGGTGTTGTATTCCAGCCGAGAAGGGCAAACTCGGAAGATAGTCGATGCCATATTAGCGCATACGCCAAACTGGCGGGCAGATTTACATAACCTGCATGAACAACCTGTGATTGATTTGACGCCGTATGACAAAGTACTGATCGCAGCTTCTATCCGTTATGGTCATTTTCATCCCAGTCTCAATAAATTTGTAGAACAACACTACTCAGTATTAAAAGAAAAAGAGGCAGCCTTTATTGCTGTCAATCTTGTGGCGAGAAAGCCAGAAAAGAACACCCCAGAAACCAACCTCTATACGCGAAAGTGGTTACAACAATCAGTATGGAAACCACAACACGTTGTCGTGTTCGCCGGCGCCTTGCGTTATTCCCGTTATAACTGGTGGCAGAAGCGCATTATCCAGCTAATTATGTGGATGACCGGCGGAAGCACCGACACAAGTAACGATATTGAGTTCACAAATTGGACAAACGTGCAAAAATTCGCCGAACAGTTACTGAAATCATAG
- a CDS encoding response regulator transcription factor, with translation MAKGKPILIVDDDQEIRELLKEYLTRAGFDVLTACDGVEMYQQLALATPELIILDIMMPGDDGFSLCQQIRRKSQVPIIMLTAASDEADRVIGLELGADDYIAKPFSPRELMARIKALLRRAEFRQPEKEVVSGRKLKFAGWTLDSRTQLLTHEDGSSIDLTGSDFILLHLFLQHPGQILDRDAISDATRGRESLPMERGIDVQISRLRQKLGDNGKGPRIIKTIRGSGYMLIADVVHED, from the coding sequence ATGGCTAAAGGTAAACCCATTCTGATTGTGGATGATGATCAGGAAATCAGGGAATTATTAAAAGAGTACCTGACGCGTGCTGGTTTCGATGTATTGACCGCTTGTGACGGTGTGGAAATGTACCAGCAACTGGCACTTGCTACACCTGAGTTGATCATTCTGGATATTATGATGCCAGGTGATGATGGTTTCAGTCTTTGTCAGCAGATCCGCCGGAAATCGCAGGTGCCGATCATTATGTTAACCGCTGCTTCTGATGAAGCGGATCGGGTCATCGGGCTGGAGCTGGGTGCGGATGATTATATCGCTAAGCCTTTTAGCCCTCGTGAATTGATGGCGCGAATTAAAGCCTTATTACGTCGTGCTGAATTCCGGCAACCGGAAAAAGAGGTGGTCTCTGGCCGTAAACTGAAATTTGCTGGCTGGACACTGGACTCGAGAACCCAGTTGCTGACCCATGAAGATGGTTCAAGCATTGACCTGACCGGTAGCGACTTCATCTTATTGCATCTCTTTTTACAACACCCGGGGCAAATTCTGGATCGTGATGCGATCAGTGATGCCACCCGTGGCCGTGAATCACTGCCGATGGAACGTGGTATTGATGTGCAGATCAGCCGTTTGCGCCAGAAATTAGGCGATAACGGTAAAGGACCTCGTATTATTAAAACCATCCGTGGCAGTGGCTATATGCTGATTGCAGATGTTGTGCATGAAGACTAG